Proteins from one Gorilla gorilla gorilla isolate KB3781 chromosome Y, NHGRI_mGorGor1-v2.1_pri, whole genome shotgun sequence genomic window:
- the LOC129530208 gene encoding heat shock transcription factor, Y-linked-like, with translation MAHVSSETQDVSPKDELTASEASPRSPVCEHTFPGDSDLRSMIEEHAFQVSSQGSLLERPPYTVCVSEPHKDDDFLSLNFPRKLWKIVESDQFKSISWDESGTCIVINEELFKKEILETKAPYRIFQTDAIKSFVRQLNLYGFSKIQRNFQRSAFLATFLAEEKESSVLSKLKLYYNPNFKRGYPQLLVRVKRRIGVKNASSISTLFNEDFNKKHFRAVANLENLILP, from the exons atggcaCATGTTTCTTCAGAAACTCAAGATGTTTCTCCCAAAGATGAATTAACTGCTTCAGAAGCCTCCCCTAGGTCTCCAGTGTGTGAACACACCTTCCCTGGGGACTCAGACTTACGGTCAATGATTGAAGAACATGCTTTTCAGGTTTCATCACAAGGATCCTTGTTAGAAAGGCCACCTTACACAGTTTGTGTCTCTGAGCCACATAAAGATgatgattttctttctctgaacttTCCCAggaaactttggaaaatagtgGAAAGTGACCAGTTCAAGTCTATTTCATGGGATGAGAGTGGAACTTGCATAGTGATTAATGAAGAACTCTTCAAGaaagaaattttggaaacaaAGGCTCCTTACAGAATATTTCAAACTGATGCTATCAAAAGTTTTGTTCGACAGCTCAACCTTTATGGATTTAGTAAAATTCAACGGAATTTTCAAAGATCTGCCTTTCTAGCCACCTTTCTGGCAGAAGAGAAAGAATCCTCTGTCTTAAGCAAG ttAAAGCTCTATTATAATCCAAATTTCAAGCGTGGCTATCCCCAACTTTTAGTAAGAGTGAAGAGAAGAATTGGTGTTAAAAATGCTTCATCTATATCTACTCTATTCAATGAAGATTTCAACAAGAAGCATTTTAGAGCAGTGGCTAACCTGGAGAATCTAATTCTGCCTTAG